One part of the Prosthecobacter vanneervenii genome encodes these proteins:
- a CDS encoding Gfo/Idh/MocA family protein: protein MNPAPSTSRRHFLKTTAAAVTAFNIVPRHVLGGPRFVPPSEKVNVAIIGTGGQGRTNVRNLLPLEDCQIIAVADPAESFSLENFYFKGMGGRLPVKAEIEKHYATKTPNFRCADYIDFREMLEKEKSIDAVLIATPDHLHAYCSVIAMRAGKHVYCEKPLTHNIWEARHVAKVAAETGVATQLGSQGHSSLGTRETIEYIQDGAIGAVKEIHVWVGAKRWNPTLAGKPTDTPPVPAGLNWDLWLGPRQERPFHPAYFPVAWRDFWDFGCTGIGDFACHDMNTAVRAFDLPVPSRIEAHAAGLMTSDIAGHGALIYYTFPAAGSRPEIRMTWYDGGMMPPTPEALGGFPLPKRGCLFIGEKGVIQCDGGGGPPRLFPEKRRMEYQKPAPRLKRSNGHHRDWIDACKGGEPATSPFAYAAHLTEIALLGVLSLRAQKPIEWDAAAMKAKGLPAADAFTKEQYRKGWEIV from the coding sequence ATGAATCCTGCTCCGAGCACCTCCCGCCGACATTTCCTCAAGACCACCGCCGCTGCAGTGACAGCATTCAACATCGTTCCCCGGCATGTTCTGGGCGGGCCGCGGTTTGTGCCGCCGAGCGAAAAGGTGAACGTGGCCATCATCGGGACCGGTGGGCAGGGTCGCACTAATGTACGGAATCTCCTGCCGCTTGAGGATTGCCAGATCATCGCCGTGGCAGATCCGGCAGAGTCGTTCAGTCTTGAAAATTTTTACTTCAAAGGCATGGGCGGCCGCCTGCCGGTGAAGGCGGAGATCGAGAAGCACTACGCCACCAAGACACCGAACTTCCGCTGCGCAGACTACATCGACTTCCGCGAGATGCTTGAGAAGGAGAAAAGCATCGACGCCGTGCTCATTGCCACGCCAGACCATCTGCACGCCTACTGCTCGGTCATCGCCATGCGGGCCGGAAAGCACGTCTATTGCGAGAAGCCGCTCACGCACAACATCTGGGAGGCACGCCACGTGGCGAAGGTGGCAGCAGAGACCGGCGTGGCCACCCAGCTCGGCAGCCAGGGGCATTCGTCTCTCGGCACACGCGAGACGATCGAGTACATCCAGGACGGCGCCATCGGCGCGGTGAAGGAGATCCATGTGTGGGTGGGCGCAAAGCGCTGGAATCCCACCCTCGCCGGAAAGCCCACCGACACACCACCAGTGCCTGCGGGCCTGAACTGGGACCTGTGGCTGGGCCCGCGCCAGGAGCGGCCGTTTCATCCGGCCTACTTCCCCGTGGCGTGGCGTGATTTCTGGGACTTTGGTTGCACAGGCATCGGCGACTTCGCCTGCCACGACATGAACACTGCCGTGCGCGCTTTTGATCTGCCGGTGCCCTCACGTATCGAGGCGCACGCAGCAGGTTTGATGACGAGCGACATCGCTGGGCATGGCGCGCTCATTTATTACACCTTCCCCGCAGCGGGCTCGCGGCCGGAGATCCGCATGACCTGGTATGATGGCGGCATGATGCCGCCCACGCCCGAGGCGCTGGGAGGTTTCCCACTGCCAAAACGCGGCTGCCTTTTCATCGGCGAGAAAGGTGTGATCCAGTGCGATGGCGGCGGCGGACCTCCACGTCTCTTCCCCGAAAAGCGACGCATGGAATACCAGAAGCCCGCGCCACGGCTGAAACGCTCCAATGGCCATCATCGCGACTGGATCGATGCATGCAAAGGCGGCGAGCCCGCGACGAGTCCCTTTGCCTATGCTGCCCACCTCACGGAGATCGCGTTGCTGGGCGTGCTCTCGCTCCGTGCGCAAAAGCCCATCGAGTGGGACGCCGCAGCGATGAAGGCCAAAGGCCTGCCTGCCGCAGACGCCTTCACCAAAGAACAATACCGCAAAGGCTGGGAGATTGTCTAA
- a CDS encoding GNAT family N-acetyltransferase, giving the protein MSEHIAFTALTASDREPIARLLHRALVHWYESRLGQGSRFGGSHEPFTLFPDVYEALDPGECVTARTASGEIVGVCFSHERETHVSVGIVATAPDAGGRGIAKRMMSLVLDKAKRLGKPARLVSSLLNLDSFSLYTRLGFVPGAMYQDLLITVPETGLAAAAPAGIAHVREAVLADAPRISDFEYSQQGIRREKDFTFFIRNEVGAWRVLVSEAADGSVNGFLAMSVHPSFTMIGPGVASDETTAIVLLWRALDSLRGQTLVFLAPCAASSLVRTAYSWGARNVELHVAQSTAPVAGAKGIVFPTFMPETA; this is encoded by the coding sequence ATGAGCGAGCACATTGCCTTCACGGCCCTCACCGCATCCGACCGCGAACCCATCGCCCGCCTTCTGCACCGGGCGCTGGTGCACTGGTATGAAAGTCGCCTCGGCCAGGGCTCTCGCTTTGGCGGAAGCCATGAGCCCTTCACCCTCTTTCCGGACGTCTATGAGGCGCTCGACCCCGGCGAATGCGTCACTGCCCGCACAGCCAGCGGCGAGATCGTCGGCGTGTGCTTCTCGCATGAGCGTGAAACGCATGTCTCTGTGGGCATCGTCGCCACCGCGCCAGATGCTGGGGGGCGTGGGATCGCGAAGAGGATGATGTCGCTCGTCCTGGACAAGGCGAAACGCCTTGGCAAGCCCGCACGGCTTGTTTCGAGCCTGCTGAACCTCGACTCCTTCTCGCTCTACACGCGGCTCGGATTCGTCCCCGGGGCCATGTATCAAGATTTGCTCATCACCGTTCCCGAAACCGGCCTGGCCGCCGCCGCGCCTGCGGGCATCGCACATGTGCGTGAAGCTGTTTTGGCCGATGCGCCGCGAATCTCCGACTTCGAGTACTCTCAGCAGGGCATTCGTCGCGAAAAGGACTTCACATTTTTCATTCGCAACGAAGTCGGTGCCTGGCGTGTGCTCGTTTCCGAGGCCGCAGATGGCAGCGTGAACGGCTTCCTCGCCATGAGTGTGCACCCATCGTTCACCATGATCGGTCCTGGTGTCGCCAGCGATGAGACAACCGCCATCGTCTTGCTCTGGCGCGCTCTCGACAGCCTGCGTGGTCAGACGCTCGTCTTCCTCGCGCCCTGCGCAGCGTCCTCCCTCGTGCGCACTGCTTACTCCTGGGGTGCTCGGAATGTGGAGCTGCATGTCGCGCAATCAACTGCTCCTGTCGCTGGTGCGAAAGGCATCGTCTTTCCAACCTTCATGCCGGAGACGGCTTGA
- a CDS encoding tyrosine-type recombinase/integrase: protein MSERARSNMDQKSGQEVAKVVPREKKTKTLPKTDSRYWLARLFRNSYQNGGETALTRDWCARISRAGRRETFNLGSPNRDAAARTAQKIYTSLLTQGWEKTLAEFKPKAAKPTHIATVGEFLAEVKATAGFRASTFTVYSQSLRQITAEICDIGDQPALDENGQPKRDRKKRIVYLSRRDHQTGGRQAWVAKVEAQTLDVLTAAAVQRWKLAYIEKAGTAPDAVRRATNTAGSILRSARALFSERALKYVLETLTLPTPLPFAGLKIPKMGGTRYVSRINTHSLIKTARLELSGEPFKIFCLGLLCGLRKREIDTLLWRQVDFHSGQICIEATELFQPKSEESFGAIDLDAELLGLMRAWKAKDKGEFVIAPDLKPQKHVSRSNYRCTRHFKTLYAWLKGHGVSDTKKLHTLRKELGAVLASEQGIFAAQSVLRHAQISTTASYYTDKKKRITAGLGLMLVDPDKA, encoded by the coding sequence ATGAGCGAACGCGCGCGTTCAAACATGGACCAGAAAAGTGGCCAAGAAGTGGCCAAGGTTGTTCCGAGAGAAAAGAAGACGAAGACGCTGCCGAAGACTGATTCGCGATACTGGCTGGCTCGCTTGTTTCGAAACAGCTATCAAAACGGAGGCGAAACAGCTCTTACGCGGGATTGGTGCGCGCGCATTTCCCGCGCAGGCAGACGCGAAACGTTCAACCTCGGTTCACCGAACCGGGATGCGGCAGCACGCACCGCCCAGAAGATCTACACATCTCTTCTCACCCAGGGATGGGAAAAGACCCTTGCGGAATTCAAACCGAAGGCAGCGAAACCGACGCACATCGCCACCGTTGGAGAATTTTTGGCTGAAGTGAAGGCAACCGCAGGTTTTCGCGCATCCACATTCACAGTCTATTCTCAGAGCTTGCGACAAATAACCGCAGAGATCTGCGACATCGGGGACCAACCGGCTCTCGATGAAAACGGCCAACCCAAGCGCGACCGCAAAAAACGGATCGTTTATCTTTCGCGCCGCGACCATCAAACAGGGGGACGCCAGGCCTGGGTGGCGAAAGTGGAGGCGCAAACACTGGATGTTTTAACAGCTGCTGCAGTGCAACGCTGGAAACTTGCATACATCGAAAAAGCAGGCACGGCGCCTGACGCAGTTCGAAGAGCCACCAACACGGCCGGATCTATCCTCAGAAGCGCCAGAGCGTTGTTCTCAGAGCGCGCGCTCAAATACGTGCTGGAAACGCTTACCCTGCCCACTCCACTCCCGTTTGCCGGGCTCAAAATACCCAAAATGGGGGGCACTCGTTACGTCTCCCGGATCAACACCCACTCACTGATCAAGACGGCCCGTCTCGAACTGAGCGGCGAGCCATTCAAGATTTTTTGCCTTGGTTTGCTTTGCGGTCTGCGAAAGCGCGAGATCGACACGCTCCTGTGGCGACAGGTTGATTTTCACAGCGGTCAGATTTGCATCGAGGCCACTGAGCTTTTTCAACCCAAGAGCGAGGAATCTTTCGGAGCTATAGATCTGGATGCCGAGCTTCTGGGGCTCATGCGAGCCTGGAAGGCGAAGGACAAAGGCGAATTTGTCATAGCACCGGATCTCAAGCCGCAGAAACATGTTTCTCGATCCAATTACCGCTGCACCCGGCACTTCAAAACGTTGTACGCTTGGCTGAAGGGGCATGGTGTCAGCGACACCAAAAAGCTGCACACATTGCGAAAAGAACTGGGAGCAGTCCTTGCATCGGAGCAGGGCATTTTCGCTGCTCAGAGCGTCCTCAGACACGCGCAAATCAGCACAACAGCATCCTATTATACGGATAAAAAGAAACGCATCACCGCTGGCCTTGGATTGATGCTCGTTGATCCTGACAAAGCATGA
- a CDS encoding helix-turn-helix domain-containing protein, translated as MKTPDLPSPWLTARCLAQRWQITTKTLRIWRKSGKLHAYHFGRGVRFALAEIEQIERESRA; from the coding sequence GTGAAAACACCTGACCTCCCCTCTCCTTGGCTTACCGCCCGCTGCCTAGCTCAACGGTGGCAGATCACGACCAAAACCCTCCGCATCTGGAGGAAAAGTGGAAAACTTCACGCGTACCATTTTGGGCGCGGGGTCAGGTTTGCTCTGGCCGAAATTGAACAGATCGAAAGAGAGTCGCGAGCGTAA